Part of the Mycolicibacterium mageritense genome is shown below.
GTGTCGGCAATCGATCTGGCACGCAGTGCTGCGCTACGCTCGCCCCTGGGTGTCGGCGTGGGCGTGGACGCTCGCGGTGAGGTGTGGGTGCACCACGCGAAACTCGCCGAACCGCTGGTCGAGCTGGGTTCTGGTGGTGTCGCCGACGCCGATGTCGCGCGGATGCTCGGACATCACGCGGCACGGATCGTGGTCGGGCTTCCGCTCAAGCCGGATAACCGATCTCGCGAATAACCCGCCAGGGGTAGACACGGCGGCCATCTCCGGCGATACTTCTCTATCAAAGGTTGAGAAACCGACCTTTAGGCTTACCGGCGGGGCGGGAAGCCGAAGGTGAAAGCCTGGTGGCCACGACCAAAAGGTCGGTTACCGCTTTCAGGTCAGCCGTGGCTGGCATGTGCGGAAGCATCGTCGCTCCGCATCCGCGTCGTTGACACGTCGAACGCAAAGCATTGCAAATAAAGGAGTTTGAAGTGGCCGGTGTCGAAGAACACCTCGAGTCCGCAGCGTATCTGCAGAAACGTCAGTTGAAATCGGGCAGCGCCGGGTGGTTGCTGCTGGCCGGCCTCGGGGTCAGCTACGTGGTGTCCGGTGACTACTCCGGATGGAACTTCGGCCTGGCGCAGGGGGGCTTCGGCGGCCTGGCCATCGCGGCCGTCGTGATCGCAGGCATGTACCTGGCGCTGGTCCTCGGCATGGCCGAGCTGTCGTCGGCGCTGCCCGCGGCGGGTGGCGGCTACACGTTCGCCCGCCGCGCGTTGGGCCCGTGGGGCGGGTTCGCCACCGGCACGGCGATCCTCATCGAGTACTCGATCGCGCCCGCGGCCATCGCGACGTTCATCGGCGCCTACGTCGAATCGCTGGGGTTGTTCGGCATCACCAACGGGTGGTGGGTCTATCTGGCGGCCTATGCGTTGTTCATCGGGATCCACCTCTCGGGTGTCGGTGAGGCGCTCAAGGTGATGTTCGTGATCACCGCCATCGCCCTGGTCGGCCTGGTGGTCTTCGCCGTCGCGGCGATCGGCCACTTCGACGTCGCCAACCTGACCAACATCGCGGTGGACTCAGGCGCTGCCGGTGCCTCGGAATTCCTGCCGCACGGCTACCTCGGCATCTGGGCCGCCATCCCGTTCGCCATCTGGTTCTTCCTCGCGGTCGAGGGCGTGCCGCTGGCCGCCGAGGAAACCGCCAATCCGGAGCGCAACGTGCCACGCGGCATCATCGCGGCCATCGCGGTGCTGCTCGTGAGCTGCGCGGTGGTGCTGGTGCTGACCACCGGAGCCGGTGGCGCCGAAGAGATGTCGGACTCCGGCAACCCGTTGGTCGAGGCCCTCGGTGACGGCACGGCGGCCAAGCTGGTCAACTACATCGGCCTGGCGGGCCTCATCGCAAGCTTCTTCTCGATCATCTACGCCTACTCGCGCCAGCTGTTCGCGCTGTCGCGGGCTGGTTACCTGCCGACCGCCCTGTCGGTGACCAACTCGCGTAAGGCACCGACGCTGGCGCTCATCATCCCCGGCATCATCGGCTTCATCCTGTCGCTGACCGGGCAAGGTGCCCTGCTGCTCAACATGGCCGTGTTCGGCGCCGCGCTGAGCTATGTATTGATGATGATCAGCCACATCGTGCTGCGGGTCCGCGAACCCAACATGCCGCGGCCCTACCGCACCCCGGGTGGCGCCATCACCACGGGCTTCGCGCTCGTCATCGCGGTGCTGGCCGTGATCGCGACGTTCCTGGTGGATCCGGTCGCCGCAGGGTGGTGCCTGGCCGTGTTCGCCGGCTTCATGGTCTACTTCGCGGTCTACAGCCGCCACCGCCTGGTGGCCAACTCGCCCGACGAAGAGTTCGCGATGCTCGCCCAGGCCGAGAGCGAATTGAAGTGATTTACCGCCAACAGGTTTCGGGCGTGACATACACGTTCGACGGGCTCGTCGAGGTGATGGCCAAGGCCACCCCGTTGCGCTCGGGCGATCAGCTGGCGGGCTGCGCGGCCGAGCACGACGGTGAACGGGCGGCGGCCGCCTGGGTGCTCGCCGACCTGCCGCTCGAGGTCTTCCTCAACGAGGAGATCGTCCCGTACGACACCGATGAGGTCACCCGGCTGATCATGGACAGCCATGACCGCCAAGCCTTTTCGGCGATCTCCCACCTGACCGTCGGCGGGCTGCGGGACTGGCTGATGGACACCGCGGCGCACGATCACAGCGCCGAGCGGCTCGCGGCCGTCGCGCCAGGGCTGACGCCGGAGATGGTCGCCGCGGTCAGCAAGATCATGCGCAACCAGGATCTGATCGCGGTGGCGGCCGCCGCCCAGGTGACAGCGGCGTTCCGGACCACCATCGGTGCCCGCGGCACCCTGGCCACGCGGTTGCAGCCCAACCATCCCACCGACGATCCCCGTGGCATCGCCGCCGCGGTGCTCGACGGGCTGCTGCTGGGCTGCGGTGATGCGGTGATCGGGATCAACCCGGCCACCGATTCGCCGCAGGCCACCGCCGACCTGCTGTACCTGCTCGACTCGATCCGCACGCGCTACGACATCCCGGCCCAGTCCTGCGTGCTGTCCCACGTCACCACCACGATCGGGCTGGTCGAGGCCGGCGCGCCCGTGGATCTGATGTTCCAGTCCATCGCGGGCACCGAGGGCGCCAATTCGGCGTTCGGGGTGAACCTGGCGTTGTTGCGGGAAGGCAACGAAGCTGCGCGCAGTCTGCGCCGCGGCACGGTCGGCGACAACGTGATGTACCTGGAGACCGGGCAGGGCTCGGTGCTGAGCTCGGGTACGCACCTCGGCGTCGGTGGCAAGCCGGTGGACCAGCAGACCCTGGAGGCCCGCGCCTACGCGGTGGCTCGCGATCTGCAGCCGTTGCTGGTCAACACCGTCGTCGGCTTCATCGGCCCGGAGTACCTCTACGACGGCAAGCAGATCATCCGGGCCGGCCTGGAAGACCACTTCTGCGGCAAGCTGCTGGGCCTGCCGATGGGCGTGGATGTCTGCTACACCAACCACGCCGAGGCCGACCAGAACGACATGGACACACTGCTGACGCTGTTGGCCGCGGCGCAGGTGGCGTTCGTGATCACCGTGCCGGGCGCCGACGACGTGATGCTGGGCTACCAGAGCCTGTCGTTCCACGACGTGCTGACCACGCGGCGCACCCTCGGCCTGCGGCCCGCCCCCGAGTTCGAGGCCTGGCTGCGCAAGGTCGGGATGGTCGACGATTCCGGCAAGCTCACGCCGTTCGACCTGGAGAGTTCGGTGCTGCGGTCACTCACGTCGGCGGAGGCGCCATGACCACCAATGATGTTGCAGTTCAGGAGTTCTGGGATGAGTTGCGCAAGACCACCCAGGCCAGGATCGGGTTGGGCCGCGCGGGCAACGCGCTGCCCACCCGGCGTGTGCTGGAACTCGCCGCCGCGCACGCTGCCGCGCGCGACGCCGTCCACATCCCACTGGACGTCGAACAACTCGCCGCGCAGGTGCGGGAGATCGGGATCGGCGAACCGGTGCTGGCCACCAGCCGGGCCACTTCCCGCGACGAATATCTGCGCCGGCCGGACCTCGGACGGCAACCCTCAGAGCACATGGCGATCCCCGCGTCAGGCGCGGACATCGGCTTCATCCTCGCCGACGGATTGTCACCGACTGCGCTCAACCACCACGGCGCGGCGCTGCTCGCCGAACTCGTGGCGCAGTTGCGCGAGCGGTACACGTTGGCACCGCCGGTGATCGCCACGCAGGCCAGAGTGGGGCTGGGCGATCACATCGGCGCGGCCGCACGGGTACGTACGTTGCTCGTCATCATCGGCGAACGGCCCGGCCTGAGCGTCGCCGACAGCCTCGGCATCTACCTGACGCACCTGCCCCAACCCGGGCGCACCGACGCCGACCGCAACTGCATCTCCAACATCCACCCGCCCGACGGCCTCGGATACGTCGAAGCGGCGCGGGTGGCCGCCGGGCTCGTCGAAGGTGCTCTCGCACTGGGCCGCTCGGGCGTCGACCTGAAGGACACCTCACGAACCGCAGCGCTGGGGCCGACCAGCGTCGCCCAACTGAACCAGGGAGTTTCATGACCGCGCGCGCCGTGCTGTCCGTGCTCGCCGCTGCCACCTTCGTCCTCGCGGGCTGCGGTGGAAATGACAATCAGCAGGCCACATCGCAAGGTGCGCAGGCCGAGTCGGGCTGCCGCACGCTGGCCGCCGATCCCGGCTGGTACGGCGACAACCGCGACCGCATCGACAAGCTCATCGGTGAGCTGGGCACGTGCGGTGCCAACGGCTCGGTGGCCGACGGTGCACCGCTGGCGCTGTTCGACTGGGACAACACGATGGTCAAGAACGACATCGGCGACGCGACGTTCTTCTGGATGGTGCGCAACGGCAAACTGCGCGCGCCCGCGGGCGGAGACTGGGCGAGCACGAGCCCGTATCTCACACCGCAGGCGGCCACGGCGCTCGCCAAGGCGTGTGCAACTGCCAAACCCGGCCAACCGATGCCGACCGACACCGACACCGGCTGCGCCGACGAGCTGGTGTCGGTCTACACCGACGGCGAGACCCGTGCCGACGAGCCCGCGTTCGCCGGATTCAACGCCCGCAGGTTCGAGCCGTCGTATGCGTGGGCCGCGCAGATGCTCGCGGGCTGGCGTGAATCCGAGCTGACCGGGTTCGCCGAGGCGGCCCGCCGGGAGAACCTCGACGCGCCGGAGGGGGCCGAGCAGAAGGTCGGCAGCGACGACGAAACCGGGTGGGTGCGTTATTACCCGCAGATGCGTGATCTGGTGGAGGCGTTGCGCGCCAACGGTTTCGACGTCCGGATCATCTCGGCGTCGGCTGAGCCGGTGGTCCGGGTGTGGGCAGCCGACCTCGGATTCACGCCCGACAAGGTGATGGGTGTGCGGACCGAGCGCGACGGCGACGTGCTGACGTCGAAGCTCGTGCCGTGTGGCGGCGAGACCGCGATCCCGTACATCGAGGGCAAGCGCTGCCGCGTCAACGAAGAGGTCTTCGGGGTCGAGGGCGCCGCGGCCTTCGAGCAGCAACCCGAACCGAAGCGCGCTGCGTTTGCCGCTGGGGACTCCGACACCGACGTCACATTCCTCAGCGATGCCACCGGGCTGCGCCTCGTGCTCAACCGGCAGAAGACCGAGTTGATGTGCACGGCCTACGACAACTCCGACGGCCGTTGGCTGGTCAACCCCATGTTCATCAAGCCGATGGACAAGGGCGACACCTATGACTGCGCGACCGAGGGCTATATAGAACCGAGCGGCAAGGAAGCGCCTCTGCACCGCGCCGACGGCAGCGTCGTCCCTGATCAGGAGGATCGCGTCTCGTGACCTGACGCCGACTCGACGAACGTGAACAAGATTGCGAGATTTCTGGAGATCCTCGCCATCTTGTTCACACTGGGCGCCTGCCCGGCAGTCACAAGGGCGTTTTGACCTGCATGGACGACGACCGGTAAGCTGCTCCGTTGGTGTGCGCTGCCCTGATCAGGGGCATGCAGTTCCGGGTCAATGTCGGTCGCCGGGACATCGTAGTGCGCTCGCCTGACCGGCAACCCAACCCGAGAAGAGAAGGTAAGCACTGTGCCTACTTACACGCCGAAGGCGGGTGACACCACGCGTCAGTGGTATGTCATCGACGCCCAAGACGTGGTGCTCGGCCGGCTCGCCGTGGCAGCTGCCAATCTGCTGCGCGGCAAGCACAAGCCGACATTCACGCCCAATGTCGACGGCGGCGATTTCGTCATCGTCATCAATGCCGAGAAGGTCGCCCTCAGCGGCGACAAGCTCACCAACAAGTTCGCTTACCGCCACTCGGGTTACCCCGGCGGCCTGCGCAAGCGCACCATCGGTGAGCTGTTGGAGAAGCACCCGACCCGCGTCGTCGAGAACGCGATCGTCGGCATGATTCCGCACACCAAGCTCGGTCGGCAGATCCAGAAGAAGCTCAAGGTGTACGCGGGCCCGGATCATCCGCACGCCGCGCAGCAGCCGGTTCCGTACGAGATCAAGCAGGTGGCGCAGTGACCGAAGTGACGGAAACCGAAGTCGTGACCGAAGACGTCGCCAGTGAGGTCGCCGAGCACCGCGAGCCGGTGATCATCGACCGCCCGATCCAGACCGTCGGCCGCCGCAAGGAGGCCGTGGTGCGGGTGCGCCTGGTGCCCGGCACCGGTCAGTTCAACCTGGACGGCCGCACGCTGGAGAACTACTTCCCGAACAAGGTGCACCAGCAGCTGATCAAGGCTCCGCTGGTCACCGTCGATCGGCTCGAGCAGTTCGACATCTACGCCCACCTCGATGGTGGCGGCCCGTCCGGTCAGGCCGGCGCGCTGCGCCTGGCGATCGCCCGTGCCCTCATCCTGGTGCAGCCGGAGGACCGGCCCGCACTGAAGAAGGCGGGCTTCCTGACGCGTGACCCGCGTGCCATCGAGCGCAAGAAGTACGGCCTCAAGAAGGCCCGCAAGGCTCCGCAGTACAGCAAGCGCTGATCTGCTCAGCTTTCACAACCGCCGAGCGTGCATTCCGCACGCTCGGCGGTTTTTTATTTTCCACCACACGCGGCGCTGACAGTTATTTCGGCCGTCTGCGTCAGCGCATTTCACTGGGGGGCCGACCATTTCGAAGGCAAATATCTGAGAAAGCTCTTAGATCTCCGATTATTAAATTTTGGTTTGACTTTCCGGTGAAAAGTGGAAAACCCTGGGGTCGGAGCGGGGGCACCGCGGCGTGTCCGGACAGACCGATTCTGTCCCCGGTGCGAGTCAGTCAGCTCGTTGGGGGATTGGGCCGCTTCCTGACTGAAAGGAACCGATTGATGAAGATCAGTACGTTCAAGCGAGTGACCGTCGGCACCGCCCTCGGCGGGGCTTTGCTCCTGTCGGCCGGGATGGGGCTGGCCAACGCGGAGGCCAGGGACGGCCAGGTCGACGTCGTCGTCGGCACCGCGGGTGTGCTCGAGGATGTTCCCATCGGCGCGGCCGCACAGGTTGCCGCCAACCTGTGTGATCGTCCCGATGCCCAGGTCACCCCGGTGGCCCAGGATGTCGACGTCAACGGCACTCAGCAGAACGTCTGCTCGGGCACCGTCGGCGCCATCGACCTGCGCCAGAACGACGCCGGCAGTGCCGAGGGCGCCGCCGAGGAGCAGGAGGGCACCGCTCAGGGCACCGAGACCACCTCGCCCAGCACGTCCGCTGCGCCCACCACGACCACGGCTCCGGCGCACGCTCCGGCCAACGCCGGATAACTCGGCATCGGCCGCTGTCCGCGCCGTCTCGGTGCGGACAGCGCGCCGCTGAGATCTCGCTTCGGTACCCATTGAGCGGCGACACGGCTACTGAGGTGGTCAGTTGGCTCTTTGGGCACTATTTGTGAGAAGTTTGTCCGCATGGCTCGACTGTTCGGCACCGACGGGGTGCGTGGGGTCGCCAACCGCGATCTCACCGCTGAGCTGGCGCTGGCACTCGGTTCGGCTGCGGCCCGTCGGCTCGGATCGATCGGATCTGCGCGGCGCCGGGTGGCCGTCGTCGGGCGTGATCCCCGGGCCAGCGGCGAGATGCTCGAAGCCGCGGTGATCGCCGGTCTCACCAGCGAAGGTGTCGACGCGCTGCGCGTCGGTGTGCTGCCCACGCCCGCGGTGGCCTACCTGACCAGCGCGTATGACGCCGAATTCGGTGTCATGATCTCTGCGTCGCACAACCCGATGCCCGACAACGGCATCAAGATCTTCGGTCCCGGTGGCCACAAGCTCGACGACGCCACCGAGGATCGCATCGAGGAGCTCGTCAATTCGGGTCCGGGCAGCCGGCCGACCGGTGTGGGCATCGGACGCGTGCTGGACGCCGAAGACGCACTCGATCGCTACCTGCGCCATGCCGGCAAGGCGGTGACCACGCGGCTCGAGGGCCTGACGGTGGTCGTCGACTGTGCGCACGGTGCGGCGTCGACCGCGGCGCCGCGGGCCTACCGGGCCGCGGGGGCCAACGTCATCGCCATCAATGCCGAACCCAACGGCCTCAACATCAACGACCGGTGCGGCTCGACACACATGGATGTACTTCGGACCGCGGTGCTCGAATACGGCGCCGATCTCGGTCTGGCTCATGACGGCGACGCGGACCGCTGTCTGGCCGTGGACGCCGCGGGCCGGATCATCGACGGAGACGCGATCATGGTGGTGCTCGCGTTGGCGATGCAGGAAGCCGACGAGCTCGCCTCGAACACCCTGGTGGCGACCGTCATGAGCAATCTGGGTCTGCACCTGGCGATGCGGGAGGCCGGCATCGAGGTCCGCACCACGGGTGTCGGCGACCGCTATGTGCTCGAGGAACTGCGGGCGGGTGAATTCTCGCTCGGCGGTGAACAATCCGGCCACATCGTGATGCCGGGCCTGGGAACCACCGGCGACGGGATCGTCACGGGCTTGCGCCTGATGTCGCGGATGGCGCAGACCCGATCGTCGCTGGCCGCGTTGGCGGCGCCCATGCAGACTCTCCCGCAGGTGCTGATCAATGTGGAAGTGGCCGACAAGGCGACTGTCGCCCAGGCGCCTTCGGTGCAGTCCGCGGTCGCGGCGGCAGAGGCCCAGCTCGGCGACACCGGGCGAATCCTGTTGCGGCCCTCCGGCACTGAGCAGGTGGTGCGGGTGATGGTCGAAGCGGCCGATGAGGACACCGCGCGGCAGGTGGCCGTGCGGGTTGCGGAGTCGGTCAGCAAGCAATCCTGATCAACCCGGAACCAGATCGGGTTCCGGCGCGTCTAAACCGGCATGGGACACGTTGACGCGGCGCGAATCGACGTTGCGGCGTTACTGCAGCTGGCGGGGGAGTACGACGCGGTCGCCGACATGGTCGACGCTGCCGCCCGCGCACGCCTGAACGGCACGGTGTTCGACGGTGCGACGGCCGGCCGGGCGCACACCCACCACGGCGACGCCGTGCGACTGGCCGTGGACGATCTCACCGATGTCTTGCGGGAATGGGCGCGGTCAGCACGCGAGATTGCCACGGCGGTGCGGACTTCCGCCGATCGCTACGTCGTCGCCGATGCGCACGCATCGAACCGGGTGGGCTGACCGGTGCTACAAGATCACGACGTTAGTTCGCGTTTGGCGCAAGGGTTGCCCGCTGTCGACACCATTGCCGAATATGTCTGGGCCAGTGCCCTGCTCGGCTACCAGCAGGCCGGTCTGACCGGGCAACCCGGCGACGTGCACGGCTGGTACACCACCGAAGACGGGCTCGATCTGCGTGCGCTCGGGGCTGACTGCACGGCGTTGACGTCAGTCGTGGCGTCGGCGGATGAGGCAGCGCGGCGGCAGGATGATCAGTTGCGTCTGCTCCCGGAGGTCTGGCAGGGCACCGCGGCGCAGTCCTCTCGTGAATTCCTGACGCGTCATGCCGCGACTTCGGGGCACGCGGTCGCCGCACTCCGATCGGCCGCGGACACCCTGGCGCAATTGCGGGACAGCCTGTGGCGGGCAGTCGACCGCAAGGTCGAGGCCACGCTCGAGATCGAGGGCCGCAGTGCACCGCAGCGCGCCGCCTGGCTCGCGGCCGCGCGGACCGTGCGGACCGGCATCGGGGATCGCGATACCGCCAGCGAACTGATCGACCAAGAGGTCAAGCCGTTTGTGGCCAACGACATCGGGGGCGACTGGCTGGCGGCGATGCGGGCCGCGGCCGCGGCGGTCGCCGGCGCGTACGACGACGCGGTGGCGGCCCTGCGGTCAGGACCGGTGGCGGCATTCGCCGTGCCGGGGGAGTTGGGGCCCGTGTGGACGCCGCCGCGGAACACCGGTTCAGCCCCGCCGGTCGGCCCGGCGGCGCCGGCTTCGGGGGCTTTCGGTGCGCCGGCGTCGTACCATCCGGCGGCTGCCGCAGTGCCGGCGTTTTCACCTGCCGCACAGTCGATCCCACCTGCCCCGGCCACGACGAACCCCGCGCCGACGCTGCCGGCGGCAGCACCGCTGGATCCTGCCGACCCGGTGGTTCCGCCCGCCGCACCGCCGTTGTCCGGTTCCGGGGCCGCGCCCGGACTGGCAGGTGGACTGCCCGATCTCGGTGGCGGATTGTCCGGCACCGGGCTCTCGGGTCTCGGACAGCAACTGGCCGACATGTTCGGTGGTTTGATCGGTTCCGCTGGTGATGCCACACCGCCCGACCTGGAGGATCCGTTCGACGAGACCGATGTCGACGGTGATCTCGATGAGGAGCCTGAAGACACTGCGCAGGAGGAGGATCCGGAGGACGAGGGCGAGGACGGGGACGTTACGGAGGACAAGGAAGCTGCTGAGGACGGCGAGCCCGGCGAGCCGCCGGCTGTAGGCGATGAGGAGGCACCCGCGGAGGTTCCCGCCGACGAGGAGGCGGAGCCTGTTGCCGCGCCTGTGGTAGTCGCACCGGCGGAGACCGTGCCACCACCTCCAGTGGCCGAACCGCAAGCAGCCCAAGAGATTCCCGGGCGGACACCGTGCGAGATCGCTGCCGACGAACTACCGCAGGTCGGTGGCTGACGGGCTAACCGCTCAACGACACCAGTTCTTCGCAGAACCGCACAGTCTCGGTATCGGAGGTGGCAAGCGGGTGCACCAGCAGCGTCGTCACGCCGGCTTCGGCGTAGGCGGCGAGCCGTTCCTTGACGAATCCCCTGGACCCGACCAGCGACACGTTGCGCACCAACTCGTCGGGCACGGCATCGATGGCCTCGGCCTTGCGTCCCGCCAGATACAGATCCTGAATGCGGTCGGCCACTTCGCCGAATCCGTACCGGGTGGCCAGGTTGTGGTAGAAGTTCTTGCCGCGCGCACCCATGCCGCCGATATACAGCGCCAGTTGAGGTTTCGCCCAGGCGAGCCGGTCATCGACATCGTCGCCGATCGCCAGGCTTGCGCTGACCATCACGTCGAGCGGTCCGAGTGCTGGATCGCGCTTCGTGATCCCGGCGCGCAGCGCGTCACCCCACACCGCGTCGGCCTTCTCGGGGTGGTAGAACACGGGTTGCCAGCCCTCGGCGATCTCCGCGGTCAGTTCGACGTTCTTGGGCCCGAGGGCCGCGATGGTGATCGGAATGCGTTCGCGTACGGGGTGATTGATGAGATGGAGTGACTTGCCCAGGCCCGTGCCGCGGCCGGCGGGCAACGGCAACTGGTAGTGCTTGCCGGTGTAGTCGACGTTCTCGCGGCGCCAGATCTGACGGCAGATGTCGACCACTTCACGGGTTCGGCCCAACGGGGCGTCGAACGGTACGCCGTGGAATCCCTCCATCACCTGCGGGCCGGATGTGCCGATGCCGAGCCGGAACCGGCCGTCGGACACGTAGTCCATTCCGGCCGCGGTCATCGCCATGAGCGACGGCGTGCGGGTGTAGATCGGTACGACGCCGGTGCCGAGTTCGATCGTCGAGGTCTTGGCGGCCAGATAGCCCAGCTGGCTGATCGCGTCATAGGAGTAGGCCTCGGCCACCAGTGCGATGTCGACACCGACCTTCTCCAGTTCGACGACCTGGTCGGCGGCTTCCTTGAAACCGCCCGCATAGCTCAGAAAGATGCCCGTCCGCATTGAGGAGTTATATCACGATCAACCGGTTGGTTGGGATGTCGTCAGGCATCAGATCGTCTCGTCCCGGCATTCCAGTGCGATCCTCACGAACTCGTCCCGGAGTGGGTTGTCGGCGGCTGTATCCCAGATCAGCGTCACCCGCCCAGGTTCGAGATCCTCGATCGGGACCGCACAGACATCCGGACGCCGGTAGTACGCGGTGGTGGACCGCGGCAGGATGACGAAACCGTCACGCGCGGCGACGTGTTCGAGCTTGTCTTCGACCGTGCGGACCACGCTGCGCGGTGGCGCCCAGCGTTGATCGGCCACGGCCGCGGACTGCCATCCCGGAACCATCGCGGGGTCGGGCATCAGCAGCACCCTGGAGGCCAGGTCGGCGAGCCGCAGCGACGTGCGCGTCGCCAGCGGGTCGTCGGCTGGCAGCACCGCATCCATGGGCTCTTCGAGCAGCGGCGCGGCGCCGAGCCCGCGATGGTCCACCGGTTCGCGCGCGTACACCACGTCGAGCTCGCCTGAGCGCACCAGGTCGACCTGCTCGTGCCAGCGGATCTGGCGCACGATCGCCCGACGCTGCGGACCGGCGGCCTCGAACGCCGACGCGGCTGCCGTCGCGCGCAGACCGGGCATCACTCCGACCGTCACGGTCACGGGCTGTGCAGCGGCCCGGGACAGCCGCTGCCGCAGTCCTTTTGCCTCGTCCAGCAGAACCTTGGCGTCTTGCAGGAGTTGGGTTCCGGCGGCGGTCAGTTGGGTGCCGGTGGAATTCCGCACCAACAGCTGGACACCGAGTTCGTTCTCGAACGCGCGGATCTGCCGCGACAGCACCGGCTGGGCGATGTGCAGGCGCTCTGCGGCCCGGCCGAAGTTCAGTTCCTCGGCGACTGCGACGAAGTAGCGCAGCTTGCGCAGGTCAAGGTCCGCCGTGCTCATACCGAGAGGGTATCGCCGTTCGACGAAAAGGGTCTTGGACGAAGCACCTGCGCCGGATTCACAGTGGTTTCATGAACCTCAAGAACGCACGGATCCTGGTCATCGGCGGCACCTCCGGCATCGGTCTCGGAGTGGCGGCCGCGGTCGCGGATCGCGGTGGCATCCCGATTGTGGTGTCGCGCAATCAATCCAACGTCGAGCGCGCCCTGGCCGGCCTGCCCACGCACGCGCGCGGCGCCACAGTCGACCTCAGTGACCCGGCGGATCTCAGCCGCCTCGCCGACGAGGTCGGGCAGATCGAGCACCTGGTCTTCACCGCGGGCGAGCCGCTGACGATGGTCGGATTCGCCGACCTGACCGCCGAGACGATCACCGAGTTCATCGGCACCAGGTTCATCGGCCAACTGCAGGTGATCCGGGAGTTCGCGCCGCGGATCACC
Proteins encoded:
- a CDS encoding LLM class F420-dependent oxidoreductase, whose protein sequence is MRTGIFLSYAGGFKEAADQVVELEKVGVDIALVAEAYSYDAISQLGYLAAKTSTIELGTGVVPIYTRTPSLMAMTAAGMDYVSDGRFRLGIGTSGPQVMEGFHGVPFDAPLGRTREVVDICRQIWRRENVDYTGKHYQLPLPAGRGTGLGKSLHLINHPVRERIPITIAALGPKNVELTAEIAEGWQPVFYHPEKADAVWGDALRAGITKRDPALGPLDVMVSASLAIGDDVDDRLAWAKPQLALYIGGMGARGKNFYHNLATRYGFGEVADRIQDLYLAGRKAEAIDAVPDELVRNVSLVGSRGFVKERLAAYAEAGVTTLLVHPLATSDTETVRFCEELVSLSG
- a CDS encoding LysR family transcriptional regulator, whose translation is MSTADLDLRKLRYFVAVAEELNFGRAAERLHIAQPVLSRQIRAFENELGVQLLVRNSTGTQLTAAGTQLLQDAKVLLDEAKGLRQRLSRAAAQPVTVTVGVMPGLRATAAASAFEAAGPQRRAIVRQIRWHEQVDLVRSGELDVVYAREPVDHRGLGAAPLLEEPMDAVLPADDPLATRTSLRLADLASRVLLMPDPAMVPGWQSAAVADQRWAPPRSVVRTVEDKLEHVAARDGFVILPRSTTAYYRRPDVCAVPIEDLEPGRVTLIWDTAADNPLRDEFVRIALECRDETI
- a CDS encoding SDR family oxidoreductase, with the translated sequence MNLKNARILVIGGTSGIGLGVAAAVADRGGIPIVVSRNQSNVERALAGLPTHARGATVDLSDPADLSRLADEVGQIEHLVFTAGEPLTMVGFADLTAETITEFIGTRFIGQLQVIREFAPRITEGGSVTLTSGTAAEKPGLGVLPTAVCGAINAMTRALAVELAPLRINAVAPGPIETPLWSAFGEADRDAVYEQFARNLPVGRIGEVTDTALAYVYCMEQEFGTGVVLTVDGGTTLV